TATTCCTGAACAATCTGTTCCGTTTTATGCCGATGGGCTATATCCGGTTGTCGATAATCCGGGATGAGAATAACCAGCCTTGCGATTATAGGATAACGGACGGGAATAGTCTGATTGCTAAGATTTTCGGCAATTCAATAGAAGAATATAAGGGTTGCCTGGCTTCGGATATACATCCCGACTATGTATCTAAACTTGACCTTTTGGCTCGAGTGATGGAGGATAACACTTATAGGGAGGGAGATGAATACTTCGCCAAAACAGGTGTTTATACCCATTGGATTGTTTATTCGCCGGAGGAAGATGAAGTGGTTGCGCTGTTCCTCGACACCACCCAGGCTGTGAAAGCCAACAAGGCGATGGATCGCAGCGAGAAGCTATTTCAGAATATCTTTGCCAATATTCCGGCAGGAGTGGAAATCTATGACAAGGACGGTTATCTGATTGATATGAACAACATGAATCTGGAGATATTCGGAGTCATGGACAAATCGGAAGTGATAGGGGTGAATTTCTTTGAGAATCCGAATGTTCCCCAGCAAATCCGCGACCGTGTACGGAATGAAGATTTGGTGGATTTTCGTCTCAACTACTCTTTCGAACGTGCCGAAGGATATTATCAGACGAACCGTTCGTCCATAATAGAGTTATATACGAAAGTCAGCAAACTATATGACAATGAAGGAAACTTCAACGGATATATATTGATTAATATAGACAATACCGAGCGCATTGATGCAATAAACCGTATCCGTGATTTCGAAAATTTCTTCCTGCTGATTTCGGATTATGCCAAAGTGGGATATGCCAAACTGAATCTTATGAACCGGAAGGGATATGCCATTAAGCAGTGGTATAAGAATGTGGGAGAAGAGGAAGATACTCCATTGAGCGAAGTCGTAGGTGTCTACCGCCACGTTCATCCGGACGACCGCCAGTATATTCTTGACTTCTACGAGGAAGTGAAGAAAGGCAACAGACGTCATTTCCAGAAAGAAATGCGTGTCCGCCGTGTGGGTACGGCCGACCAATGGAACTGGGTACGTTCTAATATTATGGTGACTACCTACAAGCCTGAAGAGAATGAAATAGAAATCATAGGTATCAACTACGACATTACGGAACTGAAAGAAACGGAAGCGGAACTTATTCTGGCACGTGACAAAGCAGAAATGGCGGACCGTCTGAAAAGTGCTTTCCTTGCCAATATGAGCCACGAAATCCGTACTCCGCTGAATGCTATTGTCGGCTTCTCCGACTTGTTGGTTGAGGCGGAAAATTTCGAAGAGCGGAAGGAATACATTAAGATAGTCCGCGACAATAACGAATTGTTGCTGCAACTGATTACGGACATACTCGACCTTTCGAAGATTGAAGCCGGTACGTTTGAGTTTTCATACGGAGAAGTGGATGTGAATGCGCTATGTGAGGATATTGTCCGTTGTATGCAGATGAAGGTGAAGGAGGGAGTCGAACTGCTGTTCGGTTCGCATCTTTCACAATGTCATATCATCAGCGACCGCAACCGCCTGCATCAGGTAATATCCAATTTCGTGAACAATGCCATTAAGTTTACTTCGCAGGGAAGTATCTGTGTGGGATACTGCGTGAAAGGTGAAGAACTGGAATTCTATGTGCAAGATACGGGAATGGGAATTGATGAGGAACATCAGTCGCATATCTTCGAACG
The DNA window shown above is from Bacteroides faecium and carries:
- a CDS encoding sensor histidine kinase, whose amino-acid sequence is MQTDYERYIKMSSLAQIGWWEADFAAGHYLCSDFLCNLLGLEGDTISFQEFQNLIREDYREQIIQEFRANAHIHRNFYEQTFPVHSRYGEIWLHTRLANREKGTGTNGGDKSFGVIQWVEAPKETGQRDSLRRVNSLLRRQNFISQSLLRFLRDEEVGSCVIEILNDILNLYYGEGRVYIFEYDENHTHQSCTYEVVSEGVSSEKDSQQHLPIDQAKWWSRQILSGTPILLNSLNQLPEEAEEEYHFLNAQGILSMMVTPLMANDRIWGYMGIDLVKSYHEWSNEDYQWFSSLANIIGICIELRKAKDNVVREQVFLNNLFRFMPMGYIRLSIIRDENNQPCDYRITDGNSLIAKIFGNSIEEYKGCLASDIHPDYVSKLDLLARVMEDNTYREGDEYFAKTGVYTHWIVYSPEEDEVVALFLDTTQAVKANKAMDRSEKLFQNIFANIPAGVEIYDKDGYLIDMNNMNLEIFGVMDKSEVIGVNFFENPNVPQQIRDRVRNEDLVDFRLNYSFERAEGYYQTNRSSIIELYTKVSKLYDNEGNFNGYILINIDNTERIDAINRIRDFENFFLLISDYAKVGYAKLNLMNRKGYAIKQWYKNVGEEEDTPLSEVVGVYRHVHPDDRQYILDFYEEVKKGNRRHFQKEMRVRRVGTADQWNWVRSNIMVTTYKPEENEIEIIGINYDITELKETEAELILARDKAEMADRLKSAFLANMSHEIRTPLNAIVGFSDLLVEAENFEERKEYIKIVRDNNELLLQLITDILDLSKIEAGTFEFSYGEVDVNALCEDIVRCMQMKVKEGVELLFGSHLSQCHIISDRNRLHQVISNFVNNAIKFTSQGSICVGYCVKGEELEFYVQDTGMGIDEEHQSHIFERFVKLNSFVPGTGLGLSICQSIVEQLGGRIGVDSEPGKGSRFWFRLPGAIAVE